In Elaeis guineensis isolate ETL-2024a chromosome 1, EG11, whole genome shotgun sequence, a genomic segment contains:
- the LOC140854680 gene encoding UPF0481 protein At3g47200-like, whose protein sequence is MDESLGPNVIPSADLSNLEPECPCCTARGMPSTSGKTDEVWIDEMMDHVTSALPADHRDCPCTIFKVPQHIRQSDREAYDPIVASLGPFHHASHCAVTQDQKRRYVWHLLSRHGGEEHANQLLKECLMKLKEQDHMVRHCYYPALSPELNAQKLASMMLLDGCFIIYLMLKMHARKKGMDEETEEEDESKEKREWKIKMEEDGRVSNMRKDKSKEKREWKIKMEEDGRVSNMRKEHEQLEDPHDAEQSTFNIVVYDVLKLENQIPFFIIQLLLDEIKPCEVEKIDLVDLALQLFEDIHPQESKSFKKKDPRNYHHLLHLFYLSRVPSKEGEKTPGRIRRAIESKWKLSKKEPGGKKLEVALPSTPRWTPNAMDLNRVGVKFKRIEGTDSFLNITFKQRSLPCLSWLCLMFKSGWMEIPPLQIYGYTCHLFRNLMAFEQCYPKTEMYIMTYVFFMDGIIDQAEDVRLLRLERILEHKLSNDEAAAKLFNQLGDQIQFDWKNNYLDKEITEVICRVGKFYEFKWHQWFGELRRDYFGKPWTIIAVLAATAGLLLTAEQAAFSALSYLHSS, encoded by the coding sequence ATGGATGAATCTCTCGGCCCAAATGTAATCCCTTCAGCCGATTTGTCCAATCTTGAACCAGAATGTCCATGTTGCACTGCAAGAGGAATGCCATCCACTAGCGGCAAAACCGACGAGGTGTGGATCGATGAAATGATGGATCATGTAACGTCAGCACTCCCTGCGGACCATCGGGACTGCCCATGCACCATCTTCAAGGTCCCCCAACACATCCGGCAGTCGGATCGTGAAGCCTACGATCCAATTGTTGCTTCCTTGGGACCTTTTCACCATGCGAGTCACTGCGCTGTCACGCAGGACCAGAAGCGGCGGTATGTCTGGCACCTTCTATCGCGTCATGGAGGCGAAGAGCATGCAAATCAATTGTTGAAGGAGTGCCTGATGAAGTTGAAGGAACAGGATCACATGGTCCGGCATTGCTACTATCCGGCACTCTCTCCAGAGCTGAATGCCCAAAAATTGGCATCGATGATGTTGCTTGATGGCTGCTTCATCATTTATCTTATGCTAAAAATGCATGCGAGGAAGAAGGGGATGGACGAGGAGACAGAGGAGGAGGATGAAAGCAAAGAGAAGAGAGAGTGGAAGATTAAGATGGAGGAAGATGGGAGGGTTTCAAATATGAGGAAGGATAAAAGCAAAGAGAAGAGAGAGTGGAAGATTAAGATGGAGGAAGATGGGAGGGTTTCAAATATGAGGAAGGAGCATGAACAGCTTGAGGACCCACATGACGCAGAGCAATCCACTTTTAACATAGTGGTTTATGACGTGCTCAAGCTTGAGAACCAAATTCCTTTCTTCATCATCCAATTGCTATTGGATGAGATCAAACCATGTGAGGTTGAAAAGATTGATCTCGTTGACCTTGCCCTCCAACTCTTCGAGGACATCCATCCCCAGGAATCCAAATCATTCAAGAAAAAGGACCCCAGAAATTACCATCATTTGCTCCATCTATTTTATTTATCTCGGGTCCCGTCAAAAGAGGGAGAAAAGACACCAGGACGGATTCGTCGTGCAATCGAATCCAAGTGGAAGCTTTCAAAAAAAGAGCCCGGGGGGAAGAAATTGGAAGTTGCTCTGCCATCTACACCCAGGTGGACTCCTAATGCGATGGACCTCAACAGGGTTGGGGTGAAGTTCAAGAGAATTGAAGGGACAGACAGTTTTTTGAACATAACATTCAAGCAGAGGTCACTGCCATGCCTCTCATGGTTGTGTTTAATGTTTAAAAGCGGATGGATGGAGATACCACCACTACAAATCTATGGCTATACTTGTCATCTCTTCCGAAATCTCATGGCTTTCGAACAATGCTATCCTAAAACTGAGATGTACATCATGACATACGTATTTTTTATGGATGGCATCATCGACCAGGCTGAGGACGTGCGGTTGCTTCGCTTGGAACGCATACTAGAGCACAAACTGAGCAATGATGAAGCAGCAGCAAAACTCTTTAATCAATTGGGCGATCAGATACAATTTGATTGGAAAAATAACTACCTTGACAAAGAGATTACGGAAGTTATTTGTAGAGTAggcaagttttatgaattcaaATGGCACCAATGGTTTGGTGAGCTGAGGCGAGACTATTTTGGCAAGCCATGGACTATAATCGCAGTGTTGGCAGCCACCGCTGGGCTCTTGCTTACCGCTGAGCAGGCAGCATTTTCTGCTCTGTCCTACCTTCACTCTTCCTAG
- the LOC140855660 gene encoding UPF0481 protein At3g47200-like, whose product MELTTDRGIPPPTTVTATSSTSNTSEDGSPSHDWMETLGVNENARKKMDEALWINNARTKVNQVRPKREPLIPCTIFKVPEHIRRCDAQAYEPLIVPIGPYHHEPSQKSAIRRQLLDDCLLELKALDSKIRRCYSEDFPKLKANVVAELMLLDGCFIIHLLLKHAKKEREEGKKRGEVVLEVNEERKKGGQMMAEKEKGEEEQGSGLDEGARGAQSDRKEKGKKFEYIELEERVGLEFERIDLEFEIGEEEEEIEGPFAAGLFTVRLVPYDLLKLENQIPFFIIEKLFEILKTPDDQGIDLPEHALGLFRNIHPQESKSFRTSSMGQIHHLLHLFHSSRVSLEESTQGNASPEATYDWIPSATELAMAGVKFREKREPKSFLDITFKDGKMEIPPLRVYDHMGSLFRNLIAFEQCYFDTMTSVTIYAVFMDCIIDEAKDARLLHLKGILVNRLSTDEAMAGLFNQLCNQICYAADRNYLQNLFAEVNKYYNSKIQKWRAGLMRDYFKNPWTILSVIAAVSLLLLTIEQAVFSGLSYLRPPKGS is encoded by the exons ATGGAGCTCACAACAGACCGAGGCATACCGCCACCGACAACAGTTACAGCAACATCTTCCACCTCTAACACCAGTGAAGATGGAAGCCCCAGCCACGATTGGATGGAGACCTTAGGAGTCAACGAAAatgcaaggaagaagatggatgagGCCTTATGGATCAACAATGCAAGGACGAAGGTGAATCAGGTGCGtcctaagagagaacctcttatTCCATGCACCATCTTCAAGGTCCCCGAGCACATTCGGCGTTGCGATGCGCAGGCCTATGAGCCACTTATCGTCCCCATTGGTCCCTACCATCATGAACCGTCCCAAAAATCTGCCATTCGA AGGCAGCTACTGGATGATTGCCTATTGGAGTTGAAGGCCCTTGACTCCAAGATCCGACGCTGCTACTCGGAGGACTTCCCTAAACTGAAAGCCAACGTGGTGGCAGAACTGATGCTACTTGATGGGTGCTTCATCATCCATCTTTTGCTAAAGCATgcaaagaaggagagagaggaggggaagaaGAGAGGGGAAGTAGTGCTGGAGGTGaatgaggagagaaagaagggaggGCAAATGATGGCGGAGAAGGAGAAAGGGGAAGAGGAGCAAGGAAGTGGTCTTGATGAAGGAGCAAGAGGAGCGCAAAGTGACAGGAAAGAGAAGGGGAAAAAGTTTGAGTATATTGAGCTGGAGGAAAGAGTAGGGTTGGAGTTTGAGCGGATAGACCTGGAGTTTGAGATCggcgaggaggaagaggaaattGAGGGCCCATTTGCAGCAGGTTTGTTCACAGTTCGGCTAGTACCGTACGATCTACTGAAGCTTGAGAACCAAATCCCTTTCTTCATCATCGAAAAGCTATTTGAAATCCTCAAAACTCCGGATGACCAAGGCATCGATCTTCCAGAGCATGCACTCGGACTTTTTCGCAACATCCATCCCCAGGAATCGAAATCATTCAGGACATCGTCCATGGGTCAGATCCATCATCTGCTCCATTTGTTCCATTCTTCTCGCGTCTCTTTGGAAGAATCTACACAAGGAAATGCGAGCCCTGAAGCTACGTACGATTGGATTCCTAGCGCAACAGAGCTCGCGATGGCTGGTGTGAAGTTCAGGGAGAAGAGGGAACCGAAAAGCTTCTTGGACATAACATTCaaggatggaaagatggagatccCACCGCTGCGAGTCTATGACCACATGGGCTCCCTCTTCCGCAACCTCATAGCATTCGAGCAATGCTACTTCGACACCATGACTTCCGTCACAATCTATGCAGTCTTTATGGACTGCATCATCGATGAGGCCAAGGATGCACGATTGCTCCACTTGAAAGGTATATTGGTAAACAGGTTAAGCACCGATGAGGCCATGGCAGGTCTCTTCAATCAATTGTGCAATCAGATATGTTATGCTGCTGATAGGAACTACCTCCAGAATCTGTTTGCGGAGGTGAACAAGTATTATAACTCCAAAATTCAAAAATGGCGAGCTGGTTTAATGCGGGATTATTTTAAAAATCCATGGACTATTCTTTCGGTGATAGCGGCAGTCTCGCTCCTCCTGCTAACCATCGAGCAAGCAGTGTTTTCTGGCTTGTCCTATTTGCGCCCTCCAAAGGGGTCATAA